The following coding sequences lie in one Funiculus sociatus GB2-C1 genomic window:
- a CDS encoding Dps family protein: MSETQSVLRSFGQVYDNPVLLERSVTEPVCEGFNIALASFQALYLQYQKHHFVVEGSEFYMLHEFFSESYEQVQGHVHDIGERLDGLGGVPVAGFAKLAELCCFTPEDEGVFSCLQMVKHDLAAEQAMIGLIRRQAAQAESLGDRATRYLYEQILLKTEERAYHLAHFLAHDSLTLGFVQSGNN, translated from the coding sequence ATGTCGGAAACTCAGAGTGTATTACGCTCCTTTGGTCAGGTTTATGACAATCCGGTGTTGCTGGAGCGCAGCGTTACTGAACCAGTTTGTGAAGGCTTCAATATTGCTCTAGCAAGTTTTCAGGCGCTGTACCTGCAATATCAAAAGCATCATTTTGTAGTTGAAGGTTCAGAATTCTATATGCTGCACGAGTTCTTCAGCGAAAGCTACGAACAGGTGCAGGGACACGTTCATGATATTGGCGAACGTTTGGATGGACTCGGTGGCGTACCAGTGGCTGGCTTTGCCAAGTTAGCAGAACTGTGCTGCTTTACTCCGGAAGACGAAGGTGTTTTTTCCTGCCTTCAGATGGTCAAACACGATTTAGCTGCTGAACAAGCTATGATTGGGTTGATTCGTCGTCAAGCAGCGCAAGCAGAAAGTTTGGGCGATCGCGCTACTCGCTATCTCTACGAACAAATTTTACTCAAAACTGAGGAGCGTGCTTATCATCTGGCGCACTTCCTTGCCCATGACAGCTTAACTCTGGGATTTGTCCAGTCTGGCAATAACTAA
- a CDS encoding CobW family GTP-binding protein, translating into MVQAPTNTIPVTVLTGYLGAGKTTLLNRILTHEHGLKVAVIVNEFGEVGIDNQLIVNTDEEIFEMNNGCICCTVRGDLIRIISNLMKRRNKFDHLVIETTGLADPAPVIQTFFVDEDMRDRVKLDAVVTVVDALHIWNHWEAEEAQEQIAFADVILLNKTDLVTPEQLDELEKRIRSMNAIAKIYRTRNSELEMDALLGVGAFDLNRALEIDPQFLNEDAHEHDETVYSIALVEAKPLDFEKLSNWISSLLQTQGQDIFRMKGILNIAGEDRRYVFQGVHMLFEGNPDRPWKPDEERKNELVFIGRNLNEAQLKEDFQGCLA; encoded by the coding sequence ATGGTACAAGCGCCGACAAACACCATTCCCGTCACTGTTCTCACTGGATACCTGGGCGCGGGGAAGACAACGCTCCTGAATCGCATCCTGACTCACGAACACGGGCTGAAGGTGGCGGTGATAGTCAACGAGTTCGGGGAAGTGGGGATTGATAACCAACTGATTGTCAATACCGATGAAGAAATCTTTGAGATGAACAACGGCTGCATCTGCTGTACCGTGCGTGGCGACTTGATTCGGATTATCAGCAACTTGATGAAGCGGCGGAATAAATTTGACCATTTGGTGATTGAAACCACCGGACTCGCCGATCCTGCGCCTGTGATTCAGACATTTTTTGTGGATGAGGATATGCGCGATCGCGTAAAGTTAGACGCTGTAGTGACAGTTGTAGATGCTCTCCACATCTGGAATCACTGGGAGGCGGAGGAAGCGCAGGAACAGATTGCCTTTGCCGATGTGATTTTGCTGAACAAAACTGACTTGGTGACACCAGAACAACTTGATGAGCTTGAAAAGCGGATTCGCTCAATGAATGCGATCGCCAAAATCTACCGCACCCGCAACTCCGAGTTAGAGATGGATGCGCTCTTAGGAGTAGGAGCATTTGACTTAAATCGGGCGTTGGAAATTGACCCACAATTTTTAAATGAAGATGCCCACGAACACGATGAAACCGTGTATTCAATTGCTTTGGTGGAAGCGAAACCACTTGATTTTGAAAAGCTCAGCAATTGGATAAGTTCCCTATTGCAAACTCAGGGTCAAGATATTTTTCGGATGAAAGGGATTCTCAATATTGCAGGCGAAGACCGTCGCTATGTATTCCAAGGCGTACATATGCTATTTGAGGGAAACCCTGACCGTCCCTGGAAACCCGACGAAGAACGCAAAAATGAACTTGTTTTCATCGGTCGCAATCTCAACGAAGCGCAACTAAAAGAGGACTTTCAAGGATGCCTAGCGTAA
- a CDS encoding metal ABC transporter ATP-binding protein produces the protein MLEVQHLAVNYRGVCALENVSFRLESGQVVGVIGPNGAGKSTMLKAILGLIPARSGVVKFRARSLKQQLQQVAYVPQRSQIDWDYPITAWNVVMMARTRHTGWFRQPTCQSEEVVAAALRRVGMLDLRKRQIGELSGGQQQRVFLARSLAQEAELFFFDEPFIGIDKKTEEVIFDIFAELKAAGKTLLVISHDLGESLSQYDNFLLLNKQLIATGSRQEVFTAANIQEAYGYNLNWFAT, from the coding sequence ATGTTAGAGGTTCAGCATTTAGCTGTCAACTACCGGGGAGTTTGCGCGTTAGAAAATGTCAGTTTTCGTTTGGAATCAGGGCAAGTGGTGGGGGTGATTGGGCCGAATGGAGCGGGTAAGAGTACGATGCTTAAGGCGATTCTGGGCTTGATTCCGGCAAGGAGTGGGGTGGTGAAGTTTCGCGCCCGTTCTCTAAAACAGCAGTTGCAGCAGGTGGCGTATGTGCCGCAGCGATCGCAAATAGACTGGGATTATCCGATTACGGCTTGGAATGTGGTGATGATGGCGCGGACTCGTCATACAGGTTGGTTTCGCCAACCCACCTGTCAATCTGAGGAAGTTGTGGCGGCGGCGTTGCGGCGAGTGGGGATGCTGGATTTGCGAAAAAGGCAGATAGGGGAGTTGTCGGGGGGACAGCAGCAACGGGTATTTTTGGCACGAAGTCTTGCACAGGAAGCGGAGTTATTCTTTTTTGATGAGCCGTTTATCGGGATTGATAAGAAGACAGAAGAAGTTATTTTTGATATTTTTGCGGAACTGAAGGCGGCTGGAAAAACTCTTTTGGTTATTAGTCACGATTTGGGTGAAAGTTTGAGTCAATATGATAATTTTTTGTTATTGAATAAACAGTTAATTGCGACTGGTTCGCGTCAGGAAGTCTTTACTGCTGCTAATATTCAAGAAGCTTATGGCTACAATTTAAATTGGTTTGCTACTTGA
- a CDS encoding Asr1405/Asl0597 family protein yields MNPIEPKVEASLVVAVKPADRWQVYYRLQELDIHCGCSINQPLWVDVHSVTGAVQVWSVVRQLTVSRRDLARHLERCWQSL; encoded by the coding sequence ATGAATCCAATAGAGCCAAAAGTCGAAGCCAGCCTTGTTGTTGCAGTTAAGCCAGCAGATCGGTGGCAAGTCTATTACCGCTTGCAAGAACTAGACATACACTGCGGATGTTCGATTAACCAGCCTTTATGGGTTGATGTGCACAGCGTTACCGGTGCTGTCCAGGTGTGGAGTGTTGTCAGACAGTTAACGGTATCCCGCCGCGACTTGGCGAGGCATCTTGAGCGATGTTGGCAATCCCTGTAA
- a CDS encoding Uma2 family endonuclease gives MAIATVTESFSLEDFMANPPENMEWVDGQLVEKMGMTVKHSIVQTRLAWGWKNFITQSGQGGEVAVELPCRTLKQGRRPDVSYLTAELIAQFAEVGALPQSPPLIAEIASPTDSAEDLFAKASEYLESGCQEVWLVFPESRRVLLITQSQTLGFNTGDVVSTQLVITGFSVAIDELLA, from the coding sequence ATGGCGATCGCTACTGTAACCGAAAGCTTCTCTTTAGAAGACTTTATGGCTAATCCCCCCGAAAACATGGAGTGGGTGGATGGACAACTTGTGGAGAAAATGGGAATGACGGTAAAACATAGTATAGTTCAGACTAGATTAGCTTGGGGCTGGAAAAATTTCATTACCCAATCTGGACAAGGAGGAGAGGTTGCTGTAGAACTTCCCTGTCGAACTTTAAAGCAGGGTCGTCGTCCGGATGTATCCTATCTAACAGCGGAATTGATAGCACAGTTTGCTGAGGTAGGAGCATTACCACAAAGTCCACCGCTAATTGCTGAAATCGCTTCTCCAACCGATTCAGCCGAGGATTTGTTTGCCAAAGCAAGCGAGTATTTAGAATCGGGCTGTCAGGAAGTTTGGCTGGTATTTCCTGAGAGTCGTCGGGTATTATTAATTACTCAAAGTCAGACATTAGGGTTTAACACTGGGGATGTGGTAAGCACGCAATTGGTAATCACAGGATTTAGTGTCGCGATAGATGAATTGTTAGCTTGA
- a CDS encoding (2Fe-2S) ferredoxin domain-containing protein has product MSKENYQVAQFHLQGWLLGFVVEDGYKIKSLRLATSEGEAQIKLSKEGRISLFRSAVKPGSWVEVFGERKLKPKNGEIKLKAYIVKPSVAPNQEREVAQVEAIQELPTPAKKIPLPSGVKTTILVCKKSDCCKLGANKVCQALEEGLRDRGLDDQVTIKGTGCMKRCKAGPNIVMPDKTRYTRIDAKEIPEIIDKHFPDEMISQELAAPRLECETARVR; this is encoded by the coding sequence ATGTCTAAAGAAAACTATCAAGTAGCACAATTTCATCTTCAAGGATGGTTACTGGGTTTTGTAGTTGAAGATGGTTATAAAATAAAAAGTCTGCGACTCGCCACTTCCGAGGGTGAAGCTCAAATCAAGCTTTCCAAAGAAGGTCGAATTTCCCTTTTCAGATCGGCAGTGAAACCGGGTTCTTGGGTGGAAGTTTTTGGCGAAAGAAAGCTAAAGCCCAAAAATGGCGAAATTAAACTAAAAGCTTATATTGTTAAACCAAGTGTTGCCCCCAATCAAGAGAGGGAAGTTGCACAAGTAGAGGCAATTCAGGAATTGCCTACACCTGCAAAAAAAATTCCCCTCCCGTCCGGTGTCAAAACGACAATTTTGGTGTGTAAAAAGTCAGATTGTTGCAAGTTGGGTGCTAATAAAGTTTGTCAGGCTTTGGAAGAAGGTTTGCGCGATCGCGGCTTGGACGACCAGGTTACGATTAAGGGGACTGGCTGCATGAAGCGTTGCAAAGCAGGGCCGAATATCGTTATGCCGGATAAAACCCGCTACACTCGGATTGACGCTAAAGAAATCCCTGAAATTATAGATAAACATTTTCCAGATGAGATGATATCCCAAGAGCTAGCTGCACCTCGTTTGGAGTGCGAAACAGCTAGGGTTCGTTAA
- a CDS encoding metal ABC transporter permease: MANWLIEPLSFEFMRLAIATAVMVGVLCSVVGSYLIVQRMALLGDAIAHSVLPGLAIAFFLGVDILVGAFISGTISTFVVAWIQSQSRVKIDAALGLVYSGFFALGVTLITLLRSKLDLNSFLFGDILGVTSADALRTFIITIIVLLLVKLFYKELLFYTFDPLGAQAIGLPGNFIHFGLMAAITLTIIASMQAVGVVLVVSLLIGPGITAYLLVKELHLMMGLGAISAVTASVSGLYISYYLNVPSGPAIVLVVSGLFLLALLFSPSQGILTQAGTANRSTKILRQMKQLRR, translated from the coding sequence ATGGCTAACTGGCTAATTGAACCATTGAGTTTTGAGTTTATGCGTCTGGCGATCGCGACTGCGGTTATGGTAGGCGTTCTTTGCTCTGTGGTAGGCAGTTATTTGATTGTCCAACGCATGGCATTATTGGGGGATGCGATCGCTCATTCGGTTTTGCCGGGGCTAGCGATCGCATTCTTTTTGGGCGTTGATATTCTCGTTGGTGCTTTTATTTCAGGTACTATCAGCACTTTTGTGGTTGCCTGGATTCAGTCTCAATCACGAGTAAAGATTGATGCCGCATTGGGGTTGGTTTATTCGGGTTTCTTTGCCTTGGGCGTTACTCTGATTACTCTTTTGAGAAGTAAATTGGATTTGAATAGTTTTCTATTCGGAGATATTTTAGGCGTAACCAGTGCAGATGCTCTGAGAACTTTCATTATTACTATTATTGTTTTATTGTTAGTCAAGCTTTTTTATAAAGAACTTTTGTTTTATACTTTCGATCCGTTAGGCGCACAGGCTATCGGATTGCCAGGTAATTTCATTCACTTTGGATTGATGGCAGCGATTACTCTCACTATTATTGCTAGTATGCAAGCAGTAGGAGTTGTCTTAGTCGTTTCGCTGTTAATTGGCCCTGGGATTACTGCCTATTTATTAGTAAAAGAATTGCACCTAATGATGGGATTAGGTGCAATAAGTGCGGTAACTGCTAGTGTCAGCGGCTTGTATATTAGCTATTACTTGAATGTCCCATCTGGACCAGCAATTGTGTTAGTTGTCTCTGGATTGTTTTTACTAGCCTTGCTGTTTAGTCCTTCCCAAGGAATTTTGACTCAGGCGGGAACAGCTAATCGTTCGACAAAGATTTTGCGACAAATGAAACAGTTGAGGCGGTGA
- a CDS encoding tetratricopeptide repeat protein produces the protein MNGHPRRKTDIARSHSWESSALNKLSKSLHNFPKMGARYKQFANPLTENFAMYPHLHRLSVITATLLISLSCPLQVVGITWGSNAALAQAPTREQRNDEALRLYQVGVKQYQQSQFREALETFQSVIVIVRAIGERQGEGAALHYIGEVYRRLEQYPKASEYYQQALAIVKAIGDKAQEGTTLNNLGEVNRRLGQYPKALEYLQQALAIRQKIGDKVGEGTTLNNFGVVYYSLGQYPKALEYYQQALAIRQKIGNKAGEGTTLNNLGAVYSNLGQYPKALEYYQQALAIRQKLGDKGGEGTTLNNLGLVYYSLAQYPKALEYYQQALAIAKAIGDKAQEGTTLNNLGAVYSNLGQYPKASDYYQQALAIRQKIGDKAGEGMTLNNIGEVYRNLGQYPKALEYLQQALAIRQKIGDKAGEGTTLNNLGLVYYSLGQYPKALEYYQQALAIVKAIGDKAQEGTTLNNFGVVYSNLGQYPKALEYYQQALAIAKAIGDKAQEGTTLNNLGRVYDSLEQYPKALDYLQQALTIAQAIGDKAGERTTLNNIREVNRRLGK, from the coding sequence GTGAATGGCCATCCTAGAAGAAAAACAGATATTGCGCGATCGCACTCTTGGGAATCTTCGGCTCTCAATAAGTTAAGTAAATCTTTGCATAATTTCCCTAAAATGGGAGCGAGATATAAGCAGTTCGCTAACCCACTGACAGAGAATTTTGCTATGTATCCTCATCTTCATCGCCTTAGCGTTATTACTGCCACCTTGCTCATCTCGTTGAGTTGTCCGTTACAAGTTGTAGGGATTACTTGGGGAAGCAATGCGGCTTTGGCGCAAGCACCAACTAGAGAACAACGCAATGACGAGGCGTTGCGGCTGTATCAAGTAGGAGTTAAGCAATATCAGCAAAGTCAATTTCGAGAAGCTTTAGAGACGTTTCAATCTGTTATAGTTATTGTCAGAGCAATTGGGGAGCGCCAAGGTGAAGGAGCCGCTCTCCACTATATTGGGGAAGTTTACCGCCGTCTGGAACAGTACCCAAAAGCGTCGGAGTATTATCAACAAGCTTTAGCCATTGTCAAAGCAATTGGTGACAAGGCGCAAGAAGGTACGACGCTCAACAATCTTGGGGAAGTTAACCGCCGCCTGGGACAGTACCCAAAGGCGTTGGAGTATCTTCAACAAGCTTTAGCCATTCGCCAAAAAATTGGTGACAAGGTAGGAGAAGGTACGACGCTCAACAATTTTGGGGTAGTTTACTACAGCCTGGGACAGTACCCAAAGGCGTTGGAGTATTATCAACAAGCTTTAGCCATTCGCCAAAAAATTGGTAACAAGGCGGGAGAAGGTACGACGCTCAACAATCTTGGGGCAGTTTACAGCAACCTGGGACAGTACCCAAAGGCGTTGGAGTATTATCAACAAGCTTTAGCCATTCGCCAAAAACTTGGTGACAAGGGGGGAGAAGGTACGACGCTCAACAATCTTGGGTTAGTTTACTACAGCCTGGCACAGTACCCAAAGGCGTTGGAGTATTATCAACAAGCTTTAGCCATTGCCAAAGCAATTGGTGACAAGGCGCAAGAAGGTACGACGCTCAACAATCTTGGGGCAGTTTACAGCAACCTGGGACAGTACCCAAAAGCGTCGGATTATTATCAACAAGCTTTAGCCATTCGCCAAAAAATTGGTGACAAGGCGGGAGAAGGTATGACACTCAACAATATTGGGGAAGTTTACCGCAACCTGGGACAGTACCCAAAAGCATTGGAGTATCTTCAACAAGCTTTAGCCATTCGCCAAAAAATTGGTGACAAGGCGGGAGAAGGTACGACGCTCAACAATCTTGGGTTAGTTTACTACAGCCTGGGACAGTACCCAAAGGCGTTGGAGTACTATCAACAAGCTTTAGCCATTGTCAAAGCAATTGGTGACAAGGCGCAAGAAGGTACAACGCTCAACAATTTTGGGGTAGTTTACAGCAACCTGGGACAGTACCCAAAAGCCTTGGAGTACTATCAACAAGCTTTAGCCATTGCCAAAGCAATTGGTGACAAGGCGCAAGAAGGTACGACGCTCAACAATCTTGGGCGAGTTTACGACAGCCTGGAACAGTATCCCAAAGCGTTGGATTATCTTCAACAAGCTTTAACCATTGCTCAAGCAATTGGTGACAAGGCGGGAGAAAGGACGACGCTCAACAATATTCGCGAAGTTAACCGCCGCCTGGGAAAATAA
- a CDS encoding WD40 repeat domain-containing protein has translation MPSVKEPLLKLATQGTLSDYVTVVAWSPDGTIAASSAAGEVMLLQSEETTLFQSANANSVDCLAFSQDGQFLAAGGQDGQVKIWELNSGELIATLSNAPTWVDQMAWSPNSNLLAFSLGRFVQVWDADTREIATTLDFAESSVLNINWHPNGQGLTVGGYQGVKIWNPQDWDDDPYMMSVDSASLAIAWSPDGKYLASGNLDRTITVLEWNNPHPWVMRGFPGKIRHLAWSQALTKTGAPLLASASAECIVVWEKHPDVSRAWEGRVLERHTEVVQAITFQPDTFLLASASEDGCVFLWHKATRLAQHLKGAPDGFSCLAWHPQGHPLAAGGNNGEILIWSPSQRGQGFGRR, from the coding sequence ATGCCTAGCGTAAAAGAACCGCTGCTTAAATTGGCGACGCAAGGAACCCTCTCCGATTACGTGACAGTTGTTGCTTGGTCGCCCGATGGCACAATAGCGGCAAGTTCCGCCGCCGGAGAAGTGATGCTTTTGCAAAGTGAGGAAACCACCCTCTTCCAATCAGCGAATGCTAATTCTGTAGACTGCTTAGCTTTTTCTCAAGACGGTCAATTTTTAGCGGCAGGCGGACAAGATGGACAAGTAAAAATTTGGGAATTAAATTCTGGGGAATTAATTGCAACTTTATCCAATGCACCCACTTGGGTTGACCAGATGGCTTGGAGTCCCAACAGTAATTTGTTAGCTTTCAGTTTGGGGCGCTTCGTACAAGTTTGGGATGCTGATACGAGAGAAATTGCTACAACTCTAGATTTTGCCGAATCTTCGGTTTTAAATATTAATTGGCATCCCAACGGTCAGGGGTTAACAGTTGGCGGCTATCAAGGGGTGAAAATTTGGAATCCCCAAGATTGGGATGACGATCCTTATATGATGTCGGTTGATTCTGCTAGTTTAGCGATCGCTTGGTCGCCTGATGGCAAATACCTTGCCTCTGGCAATCTAGATCGCACCATCACCGTCTTAGAGTGGAATAATCCCCATCCTTGGGTGATGCGAGGGTTCCCCGGTAAAATTCGCCACCTAGCTTGGTCGCAAGCACTGACAAAAACAGGTGCGCCCCTCTTAGCCAGCGCCAGCGCCGAATGTATTGTCGTCTGGGAAAAGCACCCAGATGTCTCTCGCGCTTGGGAAGGTCGAGTGCTAGAAAGGCACACAGAAGTCGTGCAAGCCATTACTTTTCAACCAGACACTTTCCTCTTAGCTTCAGCATCCGAAGACGGATGCGTGTTTCTCTGGCACAAAGCCACGCGCCTAGCGCAACACCTGAAAGGCGCACCTGACGGCTTTTCCTGCCTTGCATGGCATCCCCAAGGACATCCACTCGCCGCCGGGGGGAACAATGGCGAAATACTAATTTGGTCGCCAAGCCAACGTGGTCAAGGATTTGGTCGCCGTTGA
- a CDS encoding metal ABC transporter solute-binding protein, Zn/Mn family: protein MKLNLGITKIAIAFGLWGCNSAPRDSTNILANASSNQPQVVATTDILCDLTQEIAQGTIDLTCLINPGTDPHLYQPKPEDRKAIENARLILYAGYDFEPSLIKLIQATKNPALKIAVNEIAVPNPEPFQEDDKTVPDPHVWHDAKNGIRIVETIRSNLEKLAPSNAALYNSNAEKLTSELRQVDTWIKTQVATIPPTQRKLVTTHDALGYYVKAYGLSFEGALGGLSTEEKPAAARVKALVKDIKNVGVPTIFAETTTNPRLIEAVAKEANVKVSDRELFADSLGASGTEGENYQGMLIANTRTLVEGLGGKYTHLKSKNYSQP, encoded by the coding sequence ATGAAATTAAACTTGGGAATTACCAAAATAGCGATCGCTTTTGGGCTATGGGGGTGTAATTCAGCACCAAGAGATTCGACAAACATACTGGCAAATGCCAGCTCGAATCAGCCGCAAGTCGTAGCAACCACCGATATTCTGTGTGACTTAACACAAGAAATTGCCCAAGGCACCATCGATCTCACCTGCTTAATTAATCCTGGCACCGATCCGCACCTATATCAACCGAAACCGGAAGATCGAAAAGCCATTGAGAACGCCAGACTAATTCTCTACGCAGGCTATGATTTTGAACCAAGTTTAATTAAATTAATTCAAGCAACTAAAAATCCAGCCCTCAAAATTGCCGTGAATGAGATTGCAGTTCCCAACCCCGAACCATTTCAGGAGGATGACAAAACCGTTCCCGATCCTCACGTTTGGCACGATGCCAAAAATGGCATCCGGATTGTGGAAACCATACGCAGCAACTTGGAAAAATTAGCCCCTAGCAATGCGGCACTTTATAACAGTAACGCCGAAAAATTAACAAGTGAACTCCGGCAGGTAGATACTTGGATTAAAACTCAAGTTGCCACAATTCCCCCGACTCAACGCAAATTAGTTACAACTCATGATGCGCTAGGTTACTATGTCAAAGCTTATGGCTTGTCCTTTGAAGGGGCATTGGGTGGACTGAGTACCGAAGAAAAACCCGCAGCCGCGCGAGTGAAAGCACTCGTTAAAGACATCAAAAATGTTGGTGTCCCCACAATTTTTGCAGAAACGACGACAAACCCCAGACTGATTGAAGCAGTAGCTAAAGAGGCGAATGTCAAAGTTTCAGACAGAGAACTGTTTGCCGATAGTCTCGGTGCATCAGGAACCGAAGGCGAAAATTACCAAGGAATGCTGATTGCCAATACGCGCACCCTTGTTGAAGGATTGGGAGGAAAATATACTCATTTAAAGTCGAAAAATTATAGTCAGCCTTAA